The proteins below come from a single Alligator mississippiensis isolate rAllMis1 chromosome 2, rAllMis1, whole genome shotgun sequence genomic window:
- the ZBTB42 gene encoding zinc finger and BTB domain-containing protein 42 codes for MEFPDHSRQLLQCLSQQRHQGFLCDCTVLVGEAQFRAHRAVLASCSMYFHLFYRDQLDKRDIVHLNSDIVTAPAFGLLLEFMYEGKLEFNSLPVEDVLAAASYLHMYDIVKVCKGKLKDKELCPEEKINDEAANLEKEEHFLDPGVHEFDPGNKQKFSAAEYERATCKERVIGHPAWSSDLISVSSASAEAESCTAAAGKTKANVNSSTGPLSQRSVNHTLASSDVDCALDLSFKPVPGRDSLHPSYVFGQLASDSQQQGTEPLVKDEQDLLSDQEDSEARSPESQHFGNSAKSLVTGLGHMFTGNGNSHAREDDIDQDRDESEDDMDSSDISSSGVLVPPGHICICPLCSKVFPSPHVLQLHLSSHFRDKDGSRTRLSPDGSVPTCTLCGKTFSCMYTLKRHERTHSGEKPYTCGQCGKSFQYSHNLSRHAVVHTREKPHGCKWCERRFTQSGDLYRHIRKFHCGLVKSLVV; via the coding sequence ATGGAGTTTCCAGACCATAGCCGCCAGTTGCTGCAGTGTCTGAGTCAGCAGCGTCACCAGGGCTTCCTGTGTGACTGTACTGTTTTAGTTGGAGAAGCTCAATTCAGAGCTCACAGAGCTGTTCTTGCTTCTTGCAGCATGTACTTCCATCTTTTCTACAGGGACCAGTTAGACAAAAGGGATATTGTGCATCTGAACAGTGACATTGTCACGGCCCCAGCCTTCGGTCTGCTGCTCGAATTCATGTACGAAGGAAAGCTCGAGTTCAACAGTCTTCCAGTTGAGGATGTGCTGGCTGCAGCTAGCTACCTTCACATGTATGACATTGTGAAAGTCTGCAAGGGCAAGCTGAAAGATAAAGAATTATGTCCAGAAGAAAAGATTAATGACGAGGCAGCTAATTTGGAAAAGGAGGAGCATTTTTTAGACCCGGGAGTCCACGAGTTTGACCCAGGAAacaaacagaaattcagtgctgCAGAATACGAGAGAGCCACATGCAAAGAGCGGGTCATTGGTCACCCTGCCTGGTCCTCTGATCTTATAAGTGTCAGTTCTGCGTCTGCAGAGGCAGAATCGTGCACCGCAGCAGCTGGAAAAACAAAAGCTAATGTCAATAGTTCCACAGGACCTTTGTCCCAAAGGTCTGTTAACCATACCCTGGCTTCAAGTGATGTGGACTGTGCTCTGGATTTGTCTTTCAAGCCTGTGCCTGGGAGAGATTCTTTACACCCCTCCTACGTCTTTGGACAGCTGGCTTCCGACAGCCAGCAGCAGGGTACCGAGCCACTTGTTAAAGATGAACAAGACTTGCTGTCAGATCAGGAGGACAGTGAAGCAAGGAGTCCAGAGAGTCAGCATTTTGGGAATTCAGCCAAGAGTCTAGTGACAGGGTTAGGACACATGTTCACAGGAAACGGCAATTCTCATGCGAGGGAGGATGATATAGATCAAGACAGGGATGAGAGTGAAGATGACATGGATTCCTCTGATATCTCCTCCTCAGGTGTGCTCGTGCCCCCCGGGCACATATGCATTTGCCCCCTCTGTAGCAAAGTGTTTCCCAGCCCGCATGTCCTGCAGCTGCACCTGAGCTCTCACTTCAGAGATAAGGATGGCTCACGGACCAGGCTGTCCCCTGACGGGTCAGTGCCCACCTGTACGCTTTGTGGGAAGACTTTTTCATGCATGTACACCTTAAAGAGACATGAAAGGACTCATTCGGGTGAAAAGCCTTATACCTGTGGccagtgtggaaagagcttccaGTACTCCCACAACCTCAGCCGTCATGCGGTCGTACATACAAGAGAGAAACCGCATGGGTGCAAATGGTGTGAGAGACGCTTTACACAATCTGGTGATTTATACAGACACATTCGGAAATTTCATTGTGGCCTTGTCAAGTCCTTGGTGGTCTGA